In Halovulum dunhuangense, one genomic interval encodes:
- a CDS encoding ABC transporter substrate-binding protein: protein MTARTLRVIAFPGAPNLPTFAAIANGCFADEGLELDLKLTPSSVEQARATAAGDCDIACTAFDNVVAYAEGQGAAGPDVDPGYVVVAGATQLELSLVVTPGIETFADLRGRSVALDALATGFAFVLYDMMARNGIGMSEVEMAAVGATPQRWQSVKAGTHAATLTIEPFTSIAVKSGFRVLARSSDIYDSYQGGVIAARRGFAARHPDAVQGFLRAYLRGLAWVRDPANRDAAEALLQERMPEVQPQAVRPVMESLLSPRSGLTPGAAVLPEGMANVLGLRTRFGAGGAVLSDAGKYLDLSHLEALGAAR, encoded by the coding sequence ATGACCGCCCGCACGCTTCGCGTCATCGCCTTTCCCGGCGCCCCGAACCTGCCCACCTTTGCCGCCATCGCGAATGGCTGCTTTGCCGACGAAGGGCTGGAACTGGACCTGAAACTGACCCCCAGTTCGGTCGAGCAGGCCAGGGCCACCGCCGCGGGCGACTGCGACATCGCCTGCACCGCCTTCGACAACGTGGTCGCCTATGCCGAGGGCCAGGGCGCCGCGGGGCCGGACGTGGATCCGGGCTATGTCGTGGTGGCCGGTGCGACCCAGCTTGAACTCAGCCTTGTCGTCACCCCCGGGATCGAGACATTCGCCGACCTGCGCGGGCGTTCGGTCGCGCTCGACGCGCTTGCCACCGGCTTTGCCTTCGTGCTGTACGACATGATGGCGCGCAACGGGATCGGCATGTCCGAGGTCGAGATGGCCGCCGTCGGCGCCACGCCGCAGCGCTGGCAGTCGGTCAAGGCCGGCACCCATGCCGCTACCCTGACGATCGAGCCCTTCACCTCCATCGCGGTGAAGTCGGGCTTCCGGGTGCTGGCCCGCTCCTCGGACATCTATGACAGCTACCAGGGCGGGGTCATCGCCGCCCGCCGCGGCTTTGCCGCCAGGCACCCCGACGCCGTGCAGGGCTTTCTGCGCGCCTATCTGCGCGGGCTTGCCTGGGTGCGCGACCCCGCCAACCGCGACGCAGCCGAGGCGCTCTTGCAGGAACGGATGCCGGAAGTTCAGCCCCAGGCCGTGCGCCCGGTGATGGAAAGCCTGCTTTCGCCCAGGTCGGGACTGACCCCCGGCGCCGCGGTGCTGCCCGAGGGCATGGCCAACGTGCTGGGCCTGCGCACCCGCTTCGGCGCCGGCGGGGCCGTGCTGAGCGATGCCGGCAAGTATCTCGACCTGTCGCATCTCGAAGCCCTCGGCGCCGCGCGCTGA
- a CDS encoding DUF1153 domain-containing protein — translation MRKKGCNMYVRREKGPLFVTLADGSRLTRSDLPPRGEHRWVARRKAVVVHAVTSGLLTEEEACEIYGLSTEELNGWRVAMETWGPRALRATAVQKYRKV, via the coding sequence ATGAGAAAGAAGGGGTGCAACATGTATGTCAGGCGGGAAAAGGGGCCGCTTTTCGTGACCTTGGCGGATGGCAGCCGGCTGACGCGGTCGGATCTGCCGCCCCGGGGCGAACATCGCTGGGTCGCGCGGCGCAAGGCCGTGGTGGTCCATGCGGTGACCAGCGGCCTGCTGACAGAGGAAGAGGCCTGCGAGATCTACGGGCTTTCAACCGAAGAGCTGAACGGCTGGCGCGTCGCGATGGAAACCTGGGGACCGCGGGCCCTGCGCGCGACGGCGGTGCAGAAATACCGAAAAGTTTAA
- the mnmA gene encoding tRNA 2-thiouridine(34) synthase MnmA yields the protein MTQTATAATHPADMPLNSLGFAKRPEDTRVLVAMSGGVDSSVVAAMLKREGYDVVGVTLQLYDHGAALAKKGACCAGRDIHDARRVAETMGFPHYVLDYENRFRESVIDEFADAYLAGATPVPCIRCNERVKFRDLLETARDLDADCMATGHYIQRRMGPHKAELHRAADPDRDQSYFLFSTTQDQLDYLRFPLGHLKSKAETRALAHEFGLVVADKPDSQDICFVPNGSYAAVIEKLRPGAAEPGDIVDMAGNVLGRHEGVIHYTIGQRRGLGIGGGEPLYVVRLDADARRVVVGPRTALATARVPVREVNWLGDAPFESAPEGGWEVGVKVRSTRPPKPARLHPTGPHGAIVELIAPEEGVAPGQACVFYAPEGSRVLGGGWITRD from the coding sequence ATGACCCAGACCGCGACCGCCGCGACGCATCCGGCGGACATGCCCCTCAATTCGCTGGGCTTTGCCAAGCGCCCCGAGGATACCCGCGTCCTCGTGGCGATGTCGGGCGGCGTGGACAGTTCGGTCGTGGCCGCCATGCTCAAGCGCGAGGGCTATGACGTGGTGGGCGTCACGCTCCAGCTTTACGATCACGGCGCGGCGCTGGCGAAAAAGGGTGCCTGCTGCGCGGGGCGCGATATCCACGACGCCCGGCGCGTGGCCGAGACGATGGGCTTTCCCCACTACGTTCTCGACTACGAGAACCGCTTTCGCGAAAGCGTGATCGACGAGTTCGCCGACGCCTATCTGGCGGGCGCGACGCCGGTGCCCTGCATCCGCTGCAACGAGCGGGTGAAGTTCCGCGACCTGCTGGAAACCGCCCGCGATCTCGATGCCGACTGCATGGCGACCGGGCACTACATCCAGCGCAGGATGGGCCCGCACAAGGCAGAGCTGCACCGCGCGGCCGACCCGGACCGCGACCAGAGCTATTTCCTGTTCTCGACGACGCAGGACCAGCTCGACTATCTGCGCTTTCCGCTGGGCCACCTGAAATCCAAGGCCGAGACCCGCGCGCTGGCCCATGAGTTCGGCCTCGTGGTGGCCGACAAGCCCGACAGCCAGGACATCTGCTTCGTGCCCAACGGCTCTTACGCCGCGGTGATCGAGAAGCTGCGCCCGGGCGCGGCGGAACCGGGCGACATCGTGGACATGGCAGGCAATGTGCTGGGCCGGCACGAGGGCGTGATCCATTACACGATCGGCCAGCGCCGCGGGCTTGGCATCGGCGGCGGCGAGCCGCTTTACGTCGTCAGGCTCGACGCGGATGCGCGCCGCGTGGTCGTGGGCCCGCGCACGGCCCTGGCCACCGCCCGCGTGCCGGTGCGCGAGGTGAACTGGCTGGGCGACGCCCCCTTCGAGAGCGCCCCCGAGGGCGGCTGGGAGGTGGGCGTCAAGGTCCGCTCCACCCGCCCGCCGAAGCCCGCGCGCCTGCATCCGACCGGCCCGCACGGCGCCATCGTCGAGTTGATCGCCCCCGAGGAAGGCGTGGCGCCCGGACAGGCCTGCGTCTTCTACGCGCCCGAGGGCAGCCGTGTACTGGGCGGCGGCTGGATCACGCGCGACTGA
- a CDS encoding xanthine dehydrogenase family protein molybdopterin-binding subunit, whose amino-acid sequence MNSMSGAGKPGFEPVDLSVPAQAANTAEMELIRNSLFRHIGKPVERKEDRRLLTGRGRFTDDFALPGQVYAAMVRAPHPHARIVAIDRQPALDAPGVLAVLTGWDALEDGLGPIPHNPVPSTKHDMKLTAPGGGEPFIGPHLLLPVDKVRHVGEAVAIVVAESAAEAADAAELVGIDYEVLPHVTDGAEAARADAPAVWDEVPGNVFIESRFGDWEATDAAFARAAHVVTADYHVNRVTAVTIEPRACLAAFDAETGRYTLYAGSGGAVKQKRELSTVLGIAPEDLRVLSFDVGGNFGARNRVYVEFGLALWASRRTGRPVKYTATRSEAFLTDYQGRDLHSHVELALDAEGRFLALRADNLSNVGARCVSLSPLGKGSGLITGSYDIPVAALRARAVFTNTMCTQAYRSSGRPEVTYAIERLVEKAAEQLGMDPLELRRRNLVPEAAMPYMNAVGQVYDSGTYEKNMDRALALFDWDGFAARKAEAASRGRWLGRGFANYVESSIGSPRERAEIEIRADGSVAVVIGTQPSGQGHETSFAQVVADMLQLPVAQVEIVLGDTDVVSVGGGSHSGRSMRHAGTVMAMASADLLAEARARAARTLDADPAALEYEGGAFRLQGSNQTVSLSELAAQAPLRVARDNEMHTPVFPNGAAICEVEIDPETCHVAITRYVSVDDVGRCINPLIVHGQTHGGIAQGVGQAMWEECSLDAATGQPLAGSLMDYGMPRADNMPFFVSEIAEVISPTNPLGIKAGGEGGTTPALATVTLAVLDALRDQGVRDISMPVTPYAIWRALRDARTRRSEGQDQ is encoded by the coding sequence ATGAATTCGATGTCGGGGGCTGGCAAGCCGGGGTTCGAACCCGTCGATCTCTCGGTTCCGGCACAGGCCGCCAACACGGCCGAGATGGAACTGATCCGGAACAGCCTGTTCCGCCATATCGGCAAGCCGGTCGAGCGCAAGGAAGACCGCCGCCTTCTGACCGGGCGCGGACGCTTCACCGACGATTTCGCCCTGCCGGGGCAGGTTTACGCAGCCATGGTCCGCGCGCCGCATCCGCATGCGCGTATCGTGGCGATCGACAGGCAGCCCGCGCTGGACGCCCCCGGCGTGCTGGCGGTGCTGACCGGATGGGATGCGCTGGAGGACGGGCTCGGCCCGATCCCGCACAACCCGGTGCCCTCGACCAAGCACGACATGAAGCTGACCGCGCCGGGCGGCGGCGAGCCCTTCATCGGGCCGCACCTGCTGCTGCCGGTGGACAAGGTCCGCCATGTCGGCGAGGCGGTTGCCATCGTCGTGGCGGAAAGCGCCGCCGAGGCCGCCGACGCCGCCGAACTGGTCGGGATCGACTACGAGGTGCTGCCCCATGTCACCGACGGGGCCGAGGCTGCCCGCGCGGACGCGCCCGCGGTCTGGGACGAGGTTCCCGGCAACGTCTTCATCGAATCGCGCTTCGGCGACTGGGAGGCGACGGACGCGGCCTTTGCCCGCGCCGCCCATGTCGTGACCGCGGACTACCACGTCAACCGCGTGACCGCCGTCACCATCGAGCCGCGCGCCTGCCTTGCTGCCTTTGACGCCGAAACCGGGCGCTACACGCTTTATGCCGGCAGCGGCGGCGCGGTGAAGCAGAAGCGCGAGCTGTCCACCGTGCTCGGGATCGCGCCCGAAGACCTGCGCGTGCTGTCCTTTGATGTCGGCGGCAATTTCGGCGCCCGCAACCGCGTCTATGTCGAGTTCGGCCTGGCGCTCTGGGCCTCGCGCAGGACGGGGCGGCCGGTGAAATACACCGCCACCCGTTCCGAGGCGTTCCTCACCGACTACCAGGGCCGCGACCTGCACAGCCATGTGGAACTCGCGCTCGATGCCGAGGGCCGCTTTCTTGCCCTGCGGGCCGACAACCTCAGCAATGTGGGCGCGCGCTGCGTCTCGCTCTCGCCGCTGGGCAAGGGATCGGGGCTGATCACCGGCTCCTACGACATCCCCGTCGCGGCCCTTCGCGCGCGCGCCGTCTTTACCAACACGATGTGCACGCAGGCCTATCGCAGCTCGGGCCGGCCGGAAGTGACCTATGCGATCGAACGCCTGGTCGAGAAGGCTGCCGAACAGCTGGGCATGGACCCGCTCGAGTTGCGCCGCCGCAACCTGGTGCCCGAAGCCGCCATGCCCTACATGAACGCGGTAGGCCAGGTCTATGACAGCGGCACCTACGAGAAGAACATGGACCGCGCGCTCGCGCTCTTCGACTGGGACGGCTTTGCCGCCCGCAAGGCCGAGGCCGCCAGCCGGGGGCGTTGGCTGGGGCGCGGCTTCGCCAACTACGTCGAAAGCTCCATCGGCTCGCCCAGGGAACGCGCCGAGATCGAGATCCGCGCCGATGGCAGCGTCGCCGTCGTGATCGGCACCCAGCCCAGCGGCCAGGGCCACGAGACCAGCTTTGCGCAGGTGGTGGCCGACATGCTGCAACTGCCCGTGGCCCAGGTCGAGATCGTGCTGGGCGACACCGACGTCGTCAGCGTGGGCGGCGGCTCTCACTCGGGCCGCTCGATGCGGCATGCCGGCACCGTGATGGCCATGGCCTCGGCCGACCTGCTGGCCGAGGCGCGCGCCCGCGCGGCCCGGACGCTCGACGCGGACCCCGCAGCGCTCGAGTACGAGGGCGGCGCGTTCCGGCTTCAGGGCAGCAACCAGACGGTCAGCCTGTCCGAACTCGCGGCGCAGGCCCCGCTGCGGGTCGCGCGCGACAACGAGATGCACACCCCCGTCTTTCCCAACGGCGCCGCCATCTGCGAGGTCGAGATCGACCCCGAAACCTGCCATGTCGCGATCACCCGCTACGTCTCGGTCGATGACGTGGGGCGCTGCATCAACCCGCTGATCGTCCACGGCCAGACCCATGGCGGCATCGCCCAGGGCGTGGGCCAGGCGATGTGGGAGGAATGCAGCCTCGATGCCGCGACCGGGCAGCCGCTGGCCGGATCGCTGATGGATTACGGCATGCCGCGCGCGGACAACATGCCCTTCTTCGTGTCCGAGATCGCGGAAGTGATCTCTCCGACCAACCCGCTGGGGATCAAGGCGGGCGGCGAGGGCGGCACCACCCCTGCCCTTGCGACCGTGACGCTTGCCGTGCTCGACGCGCTGCGCGACCAGGGCGTGCGCGACATCTCGATGCCCGTGACCCCCTATGCCATCTGGCGGGCGCTGCGCGACGCGCGGACCCGCCGCAGCGAAGGACAAGACCAATGA
- a CDS encoding (2Fe-2S)-binding protein: protein MASVTITVNGTPRTHEIEGRTLLVQFLREHLGLTGTHVGCDTTQCGACTVILDGRAVKSCTVLAAAAEGAQVETVEGLADGETLHPLQAAFQEFHGLQCGFCTPGMLMASLDLIRRHDGVLDEATVRHGLEGNLCRCTGYHNIIKAVLAAGERYRAARLAAE, encoded by the coding sequence ATGGCCAGCGTCACCATCACCGTCAACGGCACGCCCCGCACCCACGAGATCGAGGGCCGCACCCTTCTGGTGCAGTTCCTGCGCGAACATCTGGGCCTGACCGGAACCCATGTCGGCTGCGACACCACGCAATGCGGGGCCTGCACCGTCATCCTGGACGGCCGGGCGGTGAAATCCTGCACCGTGCTGGCCGCCGCCGCCGAAGGCGCGCAGGTCGAGACGGTCGAGGGGCTGGCCGATGGCGAGACGCTGCACCCGCTCCAGGCTGCCTTCCAGGAATTCCACGGCCTGCAATGCGGCTTCTGCACGCCCGGCATGCTGATGGCGAGCCTTGACCTGATCCGCCGCCATGACGGCGTGCTGGACGAGGCGACGGTGCGCCACGGGCTGGAGGGCAATCTCTGCCGCTGCACCGGGTATCACAACATCATCAAGGCGGTGCTGGCCGCGGGCGAACGCTATCGCGCGGCCCGGCTCGCCGCGGAATGA
- a CDS encoding FAD binding domain-containing protein: MYRTEYHRPATLAEAAALFERLEDPSYLSGGHTLIPAMKNRLAAPTDLIDLRRIPDLHGIRRRDDRLVIGAATTHADVAASAIVRDAIPALAGLAGSIGDTQVRHLGTMGGSVANNDPAADYPAAVLGLAAELLTDRRRIAADAFFDGIYTTVLEPGEILREIAFPIPQAAGYAKFRNPASRYALAAAFVARLSGGCVRVAITGAGNSGVFRWEDAESALYGRFEPDALAGMEPDATDMMSDMHGSAEYRADLAAAMTRRATGAMGGVNIL; encoded by the coding sequence ATGTACCGCACCGAATACCACCGCCCCGCGACATTGGCCGAGGCCGCCGCCCTGTTCGAGCGGCTCGAAGACCCGAGCTACCTGTCCGGCGGGCACACGCTGATCCCGGCGATGAAGAACCGGCTGGCCGCGCCCACCGACCTGATCGACCTGCGGCGGATCCCGGACCTGCACGGCATCCGCCGTCGCGACGACCGCCTGGTGATCGGCGCGGCGACCACCCACGCGGACGTGGCCGCCTCGGCCATCGTGCGCGACGCGATCCCGGCGCTGGCCGGCCTTGCCGGATCCATCGGCGACACGCAGGTGCGGCACCTGGGCACGATGGGCGGCTCGGTCGCCAACAACGACCCCGCCGCCGACTACCCCGCGGCCGTCCTCGGACTTGCGGCGGAACTGCTGACGGACCGCCGCCGGATCGCCGCCGATGCCTTCTTCGACGGGATCTACACCACCGTGCTCGAGCCGGGGGAGATCCTGCGGGAGATCGCCTTTCCCATCCCGCAGGCCGCCGGCTACGCCAAGTTCCGCAACCCGGCGTCGCGCTACGCGCTTGCGGCCGCCTTCGTCGCGCGCCTGTCGGGCGGCTGCGTCCGCGTCGCCATCACCGGCGCCGGCAATTCGGGCGTGTTCCGCTGGGAGGACGCCGAGTCGGCCCTTTACGGCCGGTTCGAGCCGGACGCGCTGGCGGGAATGGAACCGGACGCCACGGACATGATGTCGGACATGCACGGCTCGGCCGAGTATCGCGCCGACCTCGCGGCCGCCATGACCCGCCGCGCCACCGGCGCGATGGGCGGCGTCAACATCCTCTGA
- a CDS encoding GntR family transcriptional regulator yields MQIQEADGLVPIHHNPAPLRTRIIESMRSAIERGILKPGERLVEKDLCDRLGVSRTSLREALRELESEGIVASVTARGLTVVRLSYRDAENIYRIRADIEALIMEQFIERADDAALKTLLDLCDHTIACYEAGDFVPIVDAKRQLYLHLCTVAENMVAHEILSKLTLRTAQLRRGSVTRPARQEQSIREMRDLKAAIAARDVDGARRAARSHVESAARSALEFARTRSA; encoded by the coding sequence ATGCAGATACAGGAAGCCGACGGACTAGTCCCGATCCATCACAACCCGGCGCCGCTGCGCACGCGGATCATCGAATCCATGCGCAGCGCGATCGAGCGCGGGATCCTCAAGCCCGGCGAAAGGCTGGTCGAAAAGGACCTGTGCGACCGGCTGGGGGTCAGCCGCACCTCGCTGCGCGAGGCGCTGCGGGAACTGGAATCCGAAGGGATCGTCGCCTCGGTCACCGCGCGCGGGCTGACGGTGGTGCGGCTGTCCTACCGCGATGCCGAGAACATCTACCGGATCCGCGCCGATATCGAGGCGCTCATCATGGAGCAGTTCATCGAGCGCGCGGACGACGCGGCGCTGAAGACCCTGCTCGATCTGTGCGACCACACGATCGCCTGCTACGAGGCGGGGGATTTCGTGCCCATCGTGGATGCCAAGCGCCAGCTTTACCTGCACCTGTGCACGGTGGCCGAGAACATGGTCGCGCACGAGATCCTGTCCAAGCTGACCCTGCGCACGGCGCAGCTGCGCCGCGGGTCGGTCACGCGGCCGGCCCGGCAGGAACAGAGCATCCGCGAGATGCGCGACCTGAAGGCGGCGATCGCCGCCCGCGACGTGGACGGGGCGCGGCGTGCGGCGCGGTCGCATGTGGAAAGCGCCGCGCGTTCGGCGCTGGAATTCGCGCGGACCCGCAGCGCCTGA
- a CDS encoding xanthine dehydrogenase family protein molybdopterin-binding subunit has protein sequence MKIGQSVKRVEDMALVRGLGRYTADLPAAEGELAMALVRSPAAAGRLKDLDIADALAADGVVAVLTAAELAADGIGPITSRMAHPGPDGGPMRAPCSPLLAGDAVHFVGQPVAIVLATSRAAAEDAADLVVPVIEERAAVTDAAAALGPDAPRVWPEFPDNRCFQVEKGDLDAVRAAMARAHRVVARRLRVSRVTAAALEPRAARGRFDPETGRFHLELGTQAPHRVAMDLAPVLGVAPDRVHVTGQACGGSFGMKNMGTAEAALALWAARRTGRPVRWVASRLESFMGDPQGRDQWIDVRLALDADGIFLGLEVAMIANLGACLGPSTVHPPVANLGGLAGVYRTPAIHATVTGVFTNTQHTAPYRGAGRPEATYAIESAIDAAAAETGLDRAELRRRNMIRPEEMPFRTGLVFTYDSGDFPAVLARAQDAADWDGFPARQAAARARGRLRGIGIACPIEIAGGPAPKPHGEYAALELAPEGRVRLRAGSFDSGQGHATSFRQVLADRLGLDPEGVELVTGDTDVVPQGTGTFGSRTLAAAGTAVWSAMDEIIERLRGDAADMLEAAATDIDFADGHYVVAGTDRRLPFGAVLARQPAPLSAEGFVAAESATFPNGCHVCELEIDPETGRTFLERYVVVDDVGTVVNPLIVKGQIAGGVAQGVGQALCEHLQHDADTGQLLTASFMDYAMPRAGDLPGIEVLSHPVPTRANPLGVKGAGEAGTVGALAAVMSAVRDALAPAGVGHIDMPATPGRIWAALRDSATAG, from the coding sequence GTGAAGATCGGCCAATCTGTGAAGCGGGTCGAGGACATGGCCCTTGTCCGCGGCCTGGGTCGCTACACGGCGGATCTGCCGGCCGCGGAAGGGGAGCTGGCGATGGCCCTGGTGCGATCGCCTGCCGCGGCCGGCAGACTGAAGGACCTCGATATCGCGGATGCACTGGCGGCGGACGGCGTGGTCGCGGTCCTGACCGCGGCCGAGCTGGCGGCTGACGGGATCGGGCCGATCACCTCGCGCATGGCACATCCGGGCCCGGATGGCGGGCCGATGCGCGCGCCTTGCAGCCCGTTGCTGGCGGGGGACGCGGTGCATTTCGTGGGCCAGCCCGTCGCAATCGTGCTGGCCACCAGCCGCGCGGCCGCCGAGGACGCGGCCGATCTGGTCGTGCCGGTGATCGAGGAACGCGCGGCCGTCACCGACGCGGCTGCCGCCCTGGGGCCCGATGCGCCGCGCGTCTGGCCGGAGTTCCCCGACAACCGCTGCTTCCAGGTCGAGAAGGGGGATCTCGACGCGGTCAGGGCCGCGATGGCCCGCGCGCACCGCGTCGTCGCGCGCCGCCTGCGCGTCAGCCGCGTGACCGCCGCGGCACTGGAGCCACGCGCCGCGCGGGGGCGCTTCGACCCGGAAACCGGGCGCTTTCATCTGGAACTGGGCACCCAGGCGCCGCACCGCGTCGCGATGGATCTTGCCCCGGTGCTGGGGGTCGCGCCCGACCGGGTGCATGTCACGGGCCAGGCCTGCGGCGGGTCGTTCGGGATGAAGAACATGGGCACGGCGGAAGCCGCGCTTGCGCTCTGGGCGGCGCGGCGCACGGGGCGGCCGGTACGCTGGGTGGCAAGCCGGCTGGAATCCTTCATGGGCGACCCGCAGGGCCGGGACCAGTGGATCGACGTGCGCCTCGCGCTGGATGCCGACGGGATCTTCCTGGGGCTCGAGGTCGCGATGATCGCCAATCTGGGCGCCTGCCTCGGCCCGTCGACGGTGCATCCGCCGGTGGCCAACCTGGGCGGGCTGGCAGGCGTCTATCGCACCCCGGCGATCCACGCCACGGTGACGGGCGTCTTCACCAACACCCAACACACCGCCCCCTATCGCGGCGCGGGCCGCCCCGAGGCGACCTATGCCATAGAGTCGGCGATCGACGCCGCCGCCGCCGAAACGGGCCTCGACCGGGCCGAGCTGCGCCGGCGCAACATGATCCGCCCCGAGGAGATGCCGTTCCGCACCGGCCTCGTCTTCACCTATGACAGCGGCGATTTCCCCGCGGTCCTCGCACGCGCACAGGACGCCGCCGACTGGGACGGTTTCCCGGCGCGGCAGGCGGCGGCGCGCGCCCGCGGCCGCCTGCGCGGCATCGGCATCGCCTGCCCGATCGAGATCGCGGGCGGCCCGGCGCCGAAGCCGCATGGCGAATACGCCGCGCTGGAGCTGGCCCCCGAGGGCAGGGTGCGCCTGCGCGCCGGCAGTTTCGACTCGGGCCAGGGTCACGCCACCAGTTTCCGGCAGGTGCTGGCCGACCGGCTGGGGCTCGATCCCGAGGGGGTGGAACTGGTCACCGGGGACACCGATGTCGTGCCGCAGGGTACCGGCACCTTCGGCTCGCGCACGCTGGCCGCTGCCGGCACCGCGGTCTGGTCCGCGATGGACGAGATCATCGAACGCCTGCGCGGCGACGCAGCCGACATGCTGGAAGCCGCGGCGACCGATATCGACTTCGCCGACGGCCATTACGTTGTCGCCGGCACCGATCGGCGGCTGCCTTTCGGGGCGGTGCTGGCGCGGCAGCCCGCGCCGCTGTCGGCCGAGGGCTTCGTTGCGGCCGAAAGCGCGACCTTTCCCAATGGCTGCCATGTCTGCGAGCTGGAGATCGACCCCGAGACCGGCCGCACCTTTCTGGAACGCTATGTCGTGGTGGACGATGTCGGCACCGTGGTGAACCCGCTGATCGTGAAGGGGCAGATCGCCGGGGGCGTGGCGCAGGGCGTGGGGCAGGCGCTGTGCGAGCATCTGCAACACGACGCCGATACCGGCCAGCTTCTGACCGCCAGCTTCATGGACTACGCCATGCCGCGCGCGGGCGATCTTCCGGGGATCGAGGTGCTGAGCCACCCGGTCCCGACCCGCGCCAACCCGCTGGGCGTCAAGGGCGCGGGCGAGGCAGGCACGGTGGGCGCGCTGGCCGCGGTGATGAGCGCCGTGCGCGACGCGCTGGCACCCGCGGGCGTGGGCCATATCGACATGCCCGCGACGCCCGGCCGGATCTGGGCCGCGCTGCGGGACAGCGCCACGGCGGGCTGA
- a CDS encoding TIGR02444 family protein: protein MEPLWDFALRVYGRPNVSAACLRLQERCGADVPMLLFAAWLGAGGRMLAQDRMAAFDARIAPWRDEVVRPLRAVRQRMKTGPAPAPDAATEALRTKVKAAELGAERIELDLLETLAMQDMDSLPRAADAVARNLETALAHYGGRPDADARAALAILAGAVG from the coding sequence ATGGAACCGCTCTGGGATTTCGCGCTGAGGGTCTATGGCCGGCCGAACGTGTCGGCGGCCTGCCTGCGCCTTCAGGAACGCTGCGGCGCCGATGTGCCCATGCTGCTTTTCGCGGCCTGGCTCGGCGCCGGTGGCCGCATGCTGGCGCAGGACCGGATGGCCGCCTTCGACGCCCGCATCGCCCCCTGGCGGGACGAGGTTGTCCGCCCGCTGCGCGCGGTGCGGCAGCGCATGAAAACCGGTCCCGCCCCCGCGCCGGATGCCGCGACAGAGGCGCTGCGCACAAAGGTCAAGGCAGCCGAGCTGGGCGCCGAACGGATCGAGCTGGACCTGCTGGAGACACTGGCCATGCAGGACATGGACAGCCTGCCACGGGCAGCCGATGCCGTGGCGCGCAACCTGGAAACCGCGCTTGCCCATTACGGCGGGCGGCCCGATGCGGACGCCCGCGCGGCGCTTGCGATCCTTGCCGGCGCGGTCGGTTAA
- a CDS encoding UbiX family flavin prenyltransferase: MQRIIIGITGASGVIYGIRALQLLRDLPGIETHVVISPAALRTALHEVDMPASEIQALCDHEYKHKDIGAAIASGSFRTAGMLVAPCSIKTLSGIAHCYDNDLIVRAADVCLKERRRVVLMLRETPLHAGHIALMDQATRNGAIIMPPVPAFYSKPRSLDEMVTQSVGRALDLFDIHLPVVRRWTEDTTED, encoded by the coding sequence ATGCAGCGTATCATCATCGGCATCACCGGCGCCTCGGGCGTCATCTACGGCATCCGGGCGCTGCAACTGCTGCGCGACCTGCCCGGGATCGAGACCCATGTGGTCATCTCTCCGGCGGCGTTGCGCACGGCGTTGCACGAGGTGGACATGCCCGCAAGCGAGATCCAGGCGCTCTGCGACCACGAGTACAAGCACAAGGATATCGGCGCGGCCATCGCCTCGGGCTCGTTCCGGACTGCCGGAATGCTGGTCGCGCCCTGCTCGATCAAGACGCTCAGCGGCATTGCGCATTGCTATGACAACGACCTGATCGTGCGGGCCGCCGATGTCTGCCTGAAGGAACGTCGCCGCGTGGTGCTGATGCTGCGCGAGACGCCGCTGCATGCGGGGCATATCGCACTGATGGACCAGGCCACCCGCAACGGGGCGATCATCATGCCGCCGGTGCCGGCCTTCTACAGCAAGCCCCGCTCGCTGGACGAGATGGTCACGCAATCCGTGGGCCGGGCGCTCGATCTGTTCGACATCCACCTGCCGGTGGTGCGGCGCTGGACCGAGGACACGACCGAGGATTAA